One region of Thermoflexus hugenholtzii JAD2 genomic DNA includes:
- a CDS encoding glycosyltransferase family 2 protein, which yields MNPPLLSVIIPNWNGAAHLPTCLEALRRQTYPHREILVVDNGSTDGSLSLLAHYPEVRVLALGRNRGFAGAVNAGIRAARGEILVLLNNDTEAAPTWLEALAAAFARHPDAGLLASKILLFDRREVFHSAGDYYRVDGIPGNRGVWEPDVGQYDREEEVFSACGAAAAYRRALLEDIGLFDEDFFYSCEDMDLAWRAQIAGWNCWYIPDAVVYHKLSATGGGPIASFYDGRNFLYLIA from the coding sequence ATGAACCCGCCCCTCCTCTCCGTGATCATCCCCAACTGGAACGGCGCCGCGCACTTGCCGACCTGCCTGGAGGCGCTGCGCCGGCAGACGTATCCCCACCGGGAGATCCTGGTGGTGGACAACGGCTCGACCGACGGTTCCCTCTCCCTGCTCGCTCACTACCCCGAGGTGCGGGTCCTGGCGCTGGGGCGCAACCGGGGTTTCGCCGGGGCCGTCAACGCCGGGATCCGGGCCGCCCGCGGGGAGATCCTGGTCCTCCTGAACAACGACACGGAGGCGGCGCCGACCTGGCTCGAAGCGCTGGCAGCGGCCTTCGCGCGCCATCCCGACGCCGGGCTGCTGGCCTCCAAGATCCTGCTCTTCGACCGGCGGGAGGTCTTCCACTCCGCCGGCGATTACTACCGGGTGGACGGCATCCCGGGCAACCGGGGGGTCTGGGAGCCGGACGTTGGGCAATACGACCGGGAGGAGGAAGTGTTCTCCGCCTGTGGGGCTGCGGCGGCCTATCGGCGGGCGCTCCTCGAGGACATTGGGCTCTTCGATGAGGACTTCTTCTATTCGTGCGAGGACATGGATCTGGCCTGGCGGGCCCAGATCGCCGGATGGAACTGCTGGTATATCCCCGATGCGGTGGTCTACCACAAGCTCAGCGCCACCGGCGGCGGCCCCATCGCCAGCTTCTACGACGGCCGTAACTTCCTCTATTTGATCGCGA
- the rfbD gene encoding dTDP-4-dehydrorhamnose reductase, producing MRVLITGAGGQLGRALQEAMSLHTLIPLARADLDVTDRAAVFRAILRARPDVVIHAAAMTDVDGCARDPEKAFQVNALGTQAVAMACVAAGAALVYISTNEVFDGTKREPYLEFDPPNPINPYGRSKWAGEWFVSHLLQRFYIVRTAWVFGPGGNHFIRKILRRADEQGALRVVHDEVGSPSYTRDVAAAIARLIETEAYGIYHFVNEGMCSRYEYAVEILRRTGRAHIPVTPISLAEFPRPSRVPPFTPLRNLCGAALGITLRPWPEALEAYLAEEGWLVG from the coding sequence ATGCGCGTCCTGATCACCGGCGCAGGAGGGCAGCTGGGGCGGGCCCTGCAGGAGGCCATGTCCCTTCACACCTTGATCCCGCTCGCCCGAGCGGATCTCGACGTAACCGATCGGGCGGCGGTCTTCCGGGCCATCCTCCGCGCCCGTCCCGACGTGGTCATCCACGCCGCGGCCATGACCGACGTGGACGGCTGCGCCCGGGATCCCGAAAAGGCCTTCCAGGTCAACGCCCTGGGGACCCAGGCGGTGGCGATGGCTTGCGTCGCCGCCGGCGCCGCCCTGGTCTACATCAGCACCAACGAGGTCTTCGATGGGACCAAGAGGGAGCCGTATCTGGAGTTCGACCCCCCGAACCCAATCAACCCGTATGGCCGCAGCAAGTGGGCTGGGGAATGGTTCGTCTCCCATCTCCTTCAGCGCTTCTACATCGTCCGCACCGCCTGGGTCTTCGGGCCGGGCGGCAACCACTTCATCCGCAAGATCCTCCGGCGGGCCGACGAGCAGGGAGCCTTGCGCGTGGTCCACGATGAGGTGGGTTCGCCCAGCTACACCCGGGACGTGGCCGCCGCCATCGCCCGGCTGATCGAGACCGAGGCCTACGGCATCTACCATTTCGTCAACGAGGGGATGTGCTCCCGCTATGAATACGCCGTTGAGATCCTGCGCCGGACCGGGCGGGCTCACATCCCGGTGACCCCCATTTCCCTGGCGGAGTTCCCGCGCCCCTCGCGGGTCCCTCCCTTTACCCCGCTGCGCAACCTGTGCGGGGCCGCCCTGGGGATCACCTTGCGGCCCTGGCCGGAGGCCCTGGAGGCCTATCTGGCCGAGGAAGGATGGCTGGTCGGATGA
- a CDS encoding sodium-translocating pyrophosphatase has protein sequence MGWHGLTPFEFYAVLAVLGVAMISLIFAWILRAEVMRHPKGTPKMQEVWEAIREGAEAYLRRQLMSILPFMGLLSILLFLSVYIVPPSPEAREVFPQLDENTLRLVMGLGRAVAFILGAGFSLAVGQLGMRMAVQGNIRVAEAARTQGYDAALRLAYRAGTITGMLTNGLGLLGGSLIFLIFGIAAPDALLGFGFGGTLLALFMRVGGGIYTKAADVGADLVGKVEMDVPEDDPRNAAVVADLVGDNVGDCAGMAADIFESYEVTMVSAMILGLALRAVDPQHSMVWIIFPLLARAVGVIASIISTYTVGGVTGRRGDALRAISRGFLIGAVLSFLGFAAIGFLYARDWRVVASTTVGLILSLVIERLTDYFTSTERAPVGEIEKATRAGPATTILSGLAVGYESTVWAIVVIALTIATSTLIYWGLPPVYVLYGVSLTGIGLLMLTGNVVGMDSYGPVTDNAGGIAEMAGLEERAQEVLADLDAVGNTTKATTKGLAIATAVIAAVALFGSYLTDVSKVQAQLGQMPTLQDIGIRIDQPLVFVGLLLGGALPWLFSSFAIRAVSRAATLIVEEVRRQFRIPGVLEGTVKPDYARVVTICTLAAQKELLSLALLSVATPLVVGLVLQVEALGAFLAGSILVGQLLAVFMANAGAAWDNAKKRVENEPRDPARNLGKGSERHKASVVGDTVGDPLKDTAGPAINPMIKAVNLVSVLAAPIIVQFRGALTAGTLLAIGAAVAVLLAVLLWVIWQSKREVPELAGAPASGSGQ, from the coding sequence ATGGGCTGGCATGGGCTGACACCCTTTGAGTTTTACGCCGTGCTCGCCGTGCTCGGGGTGGCGATGATCAGTCTGATCTTCGCCTGGATCCTCCGGGCGGAGGTCATGCGTCATCCCAAGGGCACCCCGAAGATGCAGGAGGTCTGGGAGGCGATCCGCGAGGGGGCCGAGGCCTACCTGCGCCGGCAGCTCATGAGCATCCTGCCGTTCATGGGGTTGCTCAGCATCCTGCTCTTCCTCAGCGTCTACATCGTCCCCCCCTCGCCGGAGGCCCGCGAGGTCTTCCCCCAGCTGGACGAGAACACCCTCCGTCTGGTGATGGGGCTGGGCCGGGCGGTGGCCTTCATCCTGGGCGCCGGCTTCTCCCTGGCCGTCGGGCAGCTGGGGATGCGCATGGCGGTGCAGGGGAACATCCGGGTGGCGGAGGCGGCGCGCACCCAGGGCTATGACGCCGCCCTGCGCCTGGCCTACCGGGCCGGCACCATCACCGGGATGCTGACCAACGGCCTGGGGCTGCTGGGCGGCTCCCTCATCTTCTTGATCTTCGGGATCGCCGCGCCGGACGCCCTGCTCGGCTTCGGGTTCGGCGGGACGCTGCTCGCCCTCTTCATGCGCGTGGGCGGCGGGATCTACACCAAGGCTGCCGATGTGGGGGCGGACCTGGTGGGCAAGGTGGAGATGGACGTGCCCGAGGACGACCCGCGCAACGCCGCGGTGGTGGCCGACCTGGTGGGCGATAACGTGGGCGACTGCGCGGGGATGGCCGCGGACATCTTCGAGTCCTATGAGGTCACCATGGTCTCGGCCATGATCCTGGGCCTCGCCCTCCGCGCGGTGGACCCCCAGCACTCGATGGTCTGGATCATCTTCCCGCTGCTGGCCCGGGCGGTGGGGGTGATCGCCTCGATCATCAGCACCTACACCGTCGGCGGGGTGACCGGCCGCCGGGGGGATGCCCTGCGGGCCATCAGCCGCGGCTTCCTGATCGGGGCGGTGCTCTCCTTCCTCGGCTTCGCCGCCATCGGCTTCCTCTATGCCCGGGACTGGCGGGTGGTGGCCTCGACGACGGTGGGCCTGATCCTCTCCCTGGTCATCGAGCGGCTGACGGATTACTTCACCAGCACCGAGCGGGCCCCCGTGGGCGAGATCGAGAAGGCCACCCGAGCCGGGCCGGCCACCACCATCCTCAGCGGCCTGGCCGTGGGCTATGAGTCCACCGTGTGGGCCATCGTGGTCATCGCCCTCACCATCGCCACCTCCACCCTGATCTACTGGGGCCTGCCGCCCGTCTACGTCCTCTACGGGGTCTCCCTCACCGGCATCGGCCTGCTGATGCTCACCGGCAACGTGGTGGGGATGGACTCCTACGGGCCGGTGACGGACAACGCCGGCGGGATCGCCGAGATGGCCGGGCTGGAGGAGCGGGCCCAAGAGGTGCTGGCGGACCTGGATGCGGTGGGCAACACGACCAAGGCGACCACCAAGGGCCTGGCCATCGCCACGGCGGTGATCGCCGCCGTCGCCCTGTTCGGCTCCTACCTCACCGACGTGAGCAAGGTGCAGGCCCAGTTGGGCCAGATGCCTACGCTCCAGGACATCGGCATCCGCATCGACCAGCCGCTGGTCTTCGTGGGCCTGCTGCTGGGCGGGGCCCTGCCCTGGCTCTTCTCCTCCTTCGCCATCCGGGCCGTCAGCCGGGCCGCTACCCTCATCGTGGAGGAGGTCCGCCGGCAGTTCCGCATCCCCGGCGTGCTGGAGGGGACGGTGAAGCCGGATTACGCCCGGGTGGTCACCATCTGCACCCTGGCGGCCCAGAAGGAGCTGCTCTCCCTGGCCCTGCTCTCGGTGGCCACCCCGCTGGTGGTGGGCCTGGTGCTGCAGGTGGAGGCCCTGGGCGCCTTCCTGGCCGGCTCTATCCTGGTCGGGCAGCTGCTGGCGGTCTTCATGGCCAACGCCGGGGCCGCCTGGGATAACGCCAAGAAGCGGGTGGAGAACGAGCCCCGGGATCCCGCCCGCAACCTGGGCAAGGGCAGCGAGCGCCACAAGGCCAGCGTGGTCGGCGACACGGTGGGCGATCCGCTGAAGGACACCGCGGGCCCGGCCATCAACCCGATGATCAAGGCCGTCAACCTGGTCTCGGTGCTGGCCGCCCCCATCATCGTCCAGTTCCGCGGCGCCCTGACCGCTGGGACGCTGCTGGCCATCGGGGCGGCCGTGGCGGTCCTCCTCGCCGTCCTGCTCTGGGTGATCTGGCAGAGCAAGCGGGAGGTGCCGGAGCTGGCCGGCGCGCCCGCCTCCGGCTCGGGCCAGTGA
- the thrC gene encoding threonine synthase has product MAFIGFRCGRCGATYDPGEVRYVCPRDGAEGTLDVLYDYDRLRAALDPERLRAHPARSIWRYAPLLPLRPKTLAREEGAGPLQTVGWTPLYRAERTARRLGLRAVYVKDDGRNPTASFKDRASAVVALKAIEEGASVVTTASSGNAAAALAGMAAALGLVAVIFVPHTAPPAKIAQLLIYGARVYLVEGTYDEAFDLAIAAAEAFGWYCRNTAYNPFTREGKKTAAYELWEQLGGRAPDRVFVAVGDGNILSGIWKGFRDLAALGWIDRLPVLMGVQAEGAAALAHAWARGDPDARPEPAQTIADSIAVGRPRDARFALQAVRETGGAFLTVQDEEILQAMQTLAREVGVFAEPSAAAAFAGLEKAAREGMVGEEEEVVVMATGNGLKDVSSAIRATGEAPRIPAAIPEALKHLRAEW; this is encoded by the coding sequence ATGGCGTTCATCGGCTTTCGCTGCGGGCGGTGCGGGGCCACCTATGATCCGGGCGAGGTCCGGTATGTGTGCCCGCGGGACGGTGCGGAGGGAACCCTCGACGTGCTCTACGATTACGATCGATTGCGGGCGGCCCTGGACCCGGAGCGGCTGCGGGCGCATCCGGCCCGATCCATCTGGCGCTATGCCCCGTTGCTCCCCTTACGACCTAAGACCCTCGCGCGTGAGGAGGGGGCGGGGCCCTTGCAAACCGTGGGGTGGACCCCGCTCTATCGCGCGGAGCGGACGGCGCGGCGGCTGGGCCTGCGGGCGGTCTACGTGAAAGACGACGGCCGCAACCCGACGGCCTCCTTCAAGGATCGGGCCAGCGCTGTGGTGGCCCTGAAAGCCATAGAGGAGGGCGCCTCAGTGGTCACCACGGCCTCTTCGGGGAACGCGGCGGCGGCCCTGGCCGGCATGGCCGCGGCCCTCGGCCTCGTGGCCGTCATCTTCGTCCCCCACACGGCCCCCCCGGCCAAGATCGCCCAGCTCCTGATCTACGGCGCACGGGTCTATCTGGTGGAAGGTACGTATGACGAAGCGTTCGACCTGGCCATCGCGGCGGCGGAGGCCTTCGGCTGGTATTGCCGCAACACCGCCTACAATCCCTTCACCCGCGAAGGCAAGAAGACCGCGGCCTACGAGCTCTGGGAGCAGCTGGGCGGCCGGGCGCCGGACCGGGTGTTCGTGGCCGTAGGGGATGGGAACATCCTCAGCGGGATCTGGAAGGGCTTTCGGGACCTCGCCGCCCTGGGCTGGATCGATCGCCTCCCCGTCCTGATGGGCGTGCAAGCCGAGGGCGCGGCGGCCCTAGCCCATGCGTGGGCGCGGGGCGATCCGGATGCCCGCCCGGAGCCGGCCCAGACCATCGCCGACAGCATCGCCGTCGGCCGCCCTCGGGACGCCCGCTTCGCCCTGCAGGCGGTCCGGGAAACCGGCGGGGCCTTTCTCACTGTTCAGGATGAGGAGATCCTGCAGGCCATGCAGACCCTGGCCCGGGAGGTCGGGGTGTTCGCGGAGCCCTCGGCGGCCGCCGCCTTCGCCGGGCTGGAGAAAGCCGCCCGGGAGGGGATGGTGGGAGAGGAAGAGGAGGTGGTGGTGATGGCCACCGGCAACGGCCTGAAAGACGTCTCCAGCGCCATCCGGGCCACCGGCGAAGCCCCGCGGATCCCTGCCGCGATCCCGGAGGCGCTGAAACACCTCCGGGCCGAATGGTAG
- a CDS encoding peptidylprolyl isomerase, producing the protein MTIDPTRRYRAILKTEKGEVVIELFADRAPVTVNNFVFLARQGWYNDITFHYVISDVVAITGDPSGTGFGGPGYTIPDEITETLTFDAPGMVGMLNAGPNTGGSQFFITMAPLPQLNGRYAIFGRVVEGLEVVRALRPRDPEADPGAPPGDRLLEVVIEER; encoded by the coding sequence ATGACCATTGATCCGACGCGGCGCTACCGCGCCATCCTGAAGACGGAGAAGGGCGAGGTGGTGATCGAGCTCTTCGCGGATCGAGCGCCGGTGACGGTGAACAACTTCGTCTTCCTCGCCCGGCAGGGCTGGTATAACGACATCACGTTCCACTACGTGATCTCCGACGTGGTGGCCATCACCGGCGACCCCAGCGGCACCGGGTTCGGCGGGCCGGGCTACACCATCCCGGACGAGATCACGGAGACCCTGACCTTCGACGCGCCGGGGATGGTCGGGATGCTGAACGCCGGGCCGAACACCGGCGGCAGCCAGTTCTTCATCACGATGGCGCCCCTCCCTCAGCTGAACGGCCGCTATGCGATCTTCGGGCGCGTGGTGGAAGGGCTGGAGGTCGTCCGCGCCCTGCGGCCTCGGGATCCCGAGGCGGACCCTGGGGCGCCCCCGGGCGACCGCCTCCTGGAGGTGGTGATCGAAGAGCGCTGA